A DNA window from Drosophila sechellia strain sech25 chromosome X, ASM438219v1, whole genome shotgun sequence contains the following coding sequences:
- the LOC6619003 gene encoding lateral signaling target protein 2 homolog produces MSSSTQERKRYHKDNAPTDDVLTLINLVRQNPVLYNYKLQPNQRRRSDVLNGWQEVAQQIGNKYSVQEVRRKWKNLRDTFHQYRLRTPKYIEGRLSKWRYAKELDFLSKVYQPKLKSHRNTQISYETSGIGGAGVGVGGANSTTLPIGAMLHLKQHVVDDDDEVMDDDGQSDHDTATLSSHHGTSQITLVSDEAETFILTAYEEGVSDDTVSQHHHHHHGHHQQEHHHQPHHHHHHHHHQSQHDGSISSIELSQITHDDDVVDDVDDEDDVVDHDGQLDIVKHEMDEDGATGAEVDYEEVCLYEEASGAHVDCEMGVGDAVDGGSDVTHGKGFHYIDAHEFCISDIEPQTVRSSQHQFTASGGSGNGSNSVLTGGTVVTDGKLKNLTLVTTTSPAVGGGGSNNRHDSLVSTQQISLVDVTEATSTSVTISSTPAISLNATTVTTTPAAALCNTTSFTSTPTATIIQMPSLNCGSGQPLAVSAAASSSNNLIKEDEQHQQQQVAQALAKRDELDLFFDFLKKKMQCFSKTQITHIQMEFLNCVSRQEAVEQDSKD; encoded by the exons aTGTCCTCGTCGACACAAGAGCGCAAGCGCTACCACAAGGACAACGCGCCCACGGACGACGTCCTTACGCTGATCAACCTGGTGCGCCAGAATCCGGTTCTCTACAACTACAAACTGCAGCCGAACCAGCGACGCCGTTCAGATGTCCTCAACGGATGGCAGGAGGTGGCCCAGCAGATAGGAA ACAAGTACTCGGTGCAGGAGGTGCGTCGTAAGTGGAAGAACCTGCGGGACACATTCCACCAGTACCGTCTGCGCACGCCCAAGTACATCGAAGGGCGGCTATCCAAGTGGCGCTACGCCAAGGAGCTGGACTTCCTTTCGAAGGTGTACCAGCCGAAGCTGAAATCGCACCGGAACACACAGATCAGCTACGAGACGAGTGGGATTGGCGGAGCCGGTGTAGGCGTTGGAGGCGCGAATAGTACAACATTGCCCATTGGAGCTATGCTGCATTTGAAACAGCATGTGgtcgacgacgacgacgaggttATGGACGATGACGGGCAGTCGGATCACGATACCGCCACACTTTCCTCACATCACGGCACCTCACAGATCACCCTGGTCAGCGATGAGGCGGAGACCTTCATCCTGACCGCCTACGAGGAAGGCGTCTCGGATGACACTGTATCgcagcaccaccatcaccatcatggCCATCACCAGCAGGAGCATCACCACCAgccgcaccaccaccaccaccaccatcatcatcagtcGCAGCACGACGGCAGCATCTCCAGCATTGAGCTCTCCCAGATTACCCACGATGACGATGTGGTCGATGATGTCGATGACGAAGATGATGTGGTCGACCACGACGGTCAGCTAGATATTGTGAAGCACGAAATGGACGAGGACGGGGCAACCGGCGCCGAGGTGGACTACGAAGAGGTGTGCCTGTACGAGGAGGCCAGCGGTGCCCATGTGGATTGCGAAATGGGTGTGGGTGACGCCGTGGACGGCGGTAGCGATGTTACACACGGCAAGGGTTTCCACTACATCGATGCCCACGAATTTTGTATATCGGACATTGAGCCACAGACAGTTCGCTCCAGCCAGCATCAGTTCACGGCTAGCGGTGGATCGGGCAATGGCTCAAATAGTGTCCTGACCGGTGGGACTGTAGTAACCGATGGCAAGCTAAAGAATCTCACGCTGGTCACCACCACGTCTCCTGCGGTTGGGGGCGGTGGATCAAACAATCGTCATGATTCATTGGTGTCAACGCAGCAAATTTCCCTGGTGGATGTGACCGAGGCGACCAGTACCAGTGTGACCATTTCCAGCACGCCGGCCATTTCTCTGAATGCGACCACCGTGACCACCACACCAGCAGCGGCTTTGTGCAACACCACATCCTTTACATCCACGCCGACGGCCACGATCATTCAGATGCCCTCCTTGAACTGCGGATCTGGCCAGCCATTGGCCGTTAGTGCGGCGGCCAGCAGCTCTAACAATCTCATCAAGGAGGATgaacagcatcagcagcaacaagtggCCCAGGCACTGGCCAAGCGTGATGAGCTCGATCTGTTCTTCGACTTTCTCAAGAAGAAGATGCAGTGCTTCAGCAAGACACAGATTACGCACATTCAGATGGAGTTCCTCAACTGTGTCAGCCGACAGGAAGCGGTCGAACAGGATAGCAAGGATTAG
- the LOC6619004 gene encoding pyruvate dehydrogenase [acetyl-transferring]-phosphatase 1, mitochondrial: protein MFKFVLNDAACYVRSNVRDFSLNALRLLPQLPQLSPYDVNLVLRENEFVYNFPVDGVIRSYESNQLGSNWPCEDSRTEASLLHRNGFICGIFDGHAGAACGQVVSKRLLRYVSAATLPRQVLREQMMQGADSQSFLKCHNDNVDFVSMIKPIYEASFLKYVNQLLETPQRDVSSELVNAFLQLDEEISQEALASNDVRTMNVALSGAVACLVHIEGLQMHVASTGDCGAVLGVLDPETQQWQPKKLNIEHNADNMSEVRRILAEHPKEEHETVIRNGRLLSQLAPLRAFGDFRYKWSQEIMQQKVLPMFGVQAMAPNYYTPPYLTARPDVQQHKLGPNDKFLVIASDGLWDFLSPSEVVSLVGEHINSKKILEPMRLPEGETTLQEISQQLAERKAGLTRKPVDQNAATHLIRHALGGTDYGIEHSKISYYLTLPRDVVRLYRDDITITVIYFNSEHIAKLHSDVDQTEVTAPVA, encoded by the exons ATGTTCAAGTTCGTGCTGAACGACGCCGCCTGCTACGTGCGATCCAATGTGCGGGATTTCAGTTTGAATGCACTGCGCCTGCTGCCGCAACTGCCTCAATTGAGTCCATACGAT GTTAACCTTGTTCTGAGGGAGAACGAGTTCGTTTACAACTTCCCCGTGGATGGAGTCATCCGCAGCTATGAATCAAATCAGCTGGGATCCAACTGGCCCTGCGAGGATTCCCGCACTGAGGCCAGCTTGCTGCACCGCAACGGCTTCATTTGTGGCATTTTCGACGGGCATGCAGGAGCAGCATGTGGCCAAGTGGTGTCCAAGCGACTGCTTCGCTATGTTTCGGCGGCCACGCTGCCGCGCCAGGTGCTCCGGGAGCAGATGATGCAGGGTGCCGACAGCCAGTCGTTCCTCAAGTGCCACAATGACAACGTGGACTTTGTCAGCATGATCAAGCCCATCTACGAGGCCAGTTTCCTAAAGTACGTCAACCAATTGTTAGAGACACCGCAGCGGGATGTGTCCAGTGAACTGGTGAACGCCTTCCTCCAGCTGGATGAAGAGATCTCGCAGGAGGCTTTGGCCAGCAACGATGTGCGCACCATGAACGTGGCCCTTTCTG GAGCCGTTGCCTGTTTGGTTCACATTGAGGGACTGCAGATGCACGTGGCCAGCACGGGTGATTGTGGCGCAGTGTTGGGCGTTCTCGATCCCGAGACTCAGCAGTGGCAGCCAAAGAAGCTCAACATCGAGCACAATGCTGACAATATGTCCGAGGTGCGTCGCATTCTGGCCGAGCATCCCAAGGAGGAGCATGAGACGGTGATCCGAAACGGCAGGCTGCTGAGCCAGCTGGCGCCGTTGCGTGCCTTTGGGGACTTTCGCTACAAGTGGTCCCAGGAAATAATGCAGCAGAAGGTGCTGCCGATGTTCGGCGTTCAGGCAATGGCCCCGAATTACTATACGCCACCGTACCTAACCGCCCGCCCCGATGTCCAGCAGCACAAATTGGGGCCCAACGACAAGTTTCTAGTCATCGCCAGCGACGGCCTGTGGGATTTCCTTTCGCCCAGCGAGGTGGTCAGCTTGGTGGGGGAGCACATCAACTCCAAAAAGATCCTCGAACCGATGCGCCTGCCGGAAGGCGAAACAACGCTGCAGGAAATCTCCCAGCAGCTGGCCGAAAGAAA GGCTGGCCTCACTCGCAAACCCGTGGACCAGAACGCGGCCACGCATCTCATCCGGCATGCTTTGGGCGGCACCGACTATGGGATCGAGCACTCCAAGATCTCGTACTATTTGACGCTGCCCAGGGACGTGGTGCGTCTGTATCGCGACGACATCACAATCACTGTCATCTACTTTAACTCGGAGCACATTGCCAAGCTGCACAGCGATGTGGATCAAACGGAGGTCACTGCGCCGGTAGCATGA
- the LOC6619002 gene encoding negative elongation factor B translates to MIMSTPAKNNNGTGLEDVNIPGQAYLREALTSCTDPLKAIESFQLENGVLLPSLRPMLPLLDLHGVRRLDFHTSLMEELRDKLIAHINEMGQKESRERDKKLKELLVKSFPVVRVKSLRPVVMAILRNTQHIDDKYLKILVRDRELYADTDTEVKRQIWRDNQSLFGDEVSPLLSQYIREKEHILFDHTNLNNLFFHPTPKVRRQGEVVQKLANMIGTSVKLYDMVLQFLRTLFLRTRNVHYCTLRAELLMALHDLEVQEIISIDPCHKFTWCLDACIREKNVDIKRSRELQGFLDNIKRGQEQVLGDLSMTLCDPYAINFLATSAIKILHHLINNEGMPRDNQILILLLRMLALGLSAWVMIDSQDFKEPKLDCQVVTKFLPALMSLMVDDQCRSLHAKLPPDERESALTTIEHSGPAPDAVEAYIQESSVASILAMYYTLHTARLKDRVGVLRVLAILSACKDDRAYEDPFLHSLIALLIPMSEEFATEDFCTTLFDEFIFAGLTRENVTSRHMLKLLWYVHNKLPAGRLATLMKAMQPTTAHNEHIHKLYEILQERIGTGVAETPVIEAPPMEFDSPLKSVPTPGPHYNVQ, encoded by the exons ATGATAATGAGTACACCggcgaaaaataataatggaaCTGGACTGGAGGACGTGAATATTCCGGGTCAGGCCTATCTGCGCGAGGCCCTGACCTCCTGCACTGATCCCTTGAAGGCCATCGAGAGTTTTCAG CTTGAGAATGGTGTATTGCTGCCTTCACTGCGCCCCATGTTGCCTTTACTCGATTTGCACGGCGTGCGTCGGCTGGACTTTCATACCTCGCTTATGGAAGAGCTGCGCGACAAGCTGATAGCTCACATCAACGAGATGGGCCAAAAGGAGTCACGGGAGCGGGACAAGAAGCTCAAGGAGCTGCTCGTTAAGAGCTTCCCCGTCGTTCGGGTGAAGTCGCTGCGTCCCGTGGTCATGGCCATATTGAGGAATACCCAGCACATCGATGACAAGTACCTCAAAATCCTTGTGAGGGATCGCGAACTGTATGCGGACACGGATACGGAAGTTAAGCGGCAGATATGGCGTGATAATCAATCGTTGTTTGGTGATGAGGTGTCGCCTCTGCTCTCACAATATATTCGCGAGAAGGAGCACATCCTGTTCGATCACACCAACCTGAACAATCTGTTCTTCCACCCAACGCCCAAGGTGCGAAGGCAGGGAGAAGTGGTTCAAAAGTTGGCCAACATGATTGGCACTAGTGTCAAGCTGTACGATATGGTGCTGCAGTTCCTGCGCACTCTATTCCTGCGAACCCGCAATGTCCACTATTGCACGCTCCGTGCAGAGCTACTGATGGCCTTACACGATCTCGAGGTGCAGGAGATCATCTCGATAGATCCCTGTCACAAGTTCACCTGGTGCCTGGACGCCTGCATAAGGGAGAAGAATGTGGACATTAAACGTTCACGGGAGCTCCAGGGATTTCTTGACAACATCAAACGCGGCCAGGAGCAGGTTCTGGGCGATCTGTCCATGACTTTGTGCGATCCGTATGCCATCAACTTCCTGGCTACGTCGGCCATCAAGATATTGCATCACTTGATCAACAACGAGGGCATGCCGCGTGACAATCAGATACTCATTCTGCTGCTGAGAATGTTGGCCTTGGGCTTGAGTGCCTGGGTGATGATCGATTCGCAAGACTTTAAGGAGCCCAAACTAGACTGCCAGGTGGTCACCAAGTTTTTGCCCGCCCTCATGTCGTTAATGGTTGACGACCAGTGCCGCAGTTTGCACGCCAAACTACCGCCGGACGAGCGTGAATCTGCTCTGACCACCATAGAGCATTCGGGACCGGCACCGGATGCCGTGGAGGCGTACATTCAAGAGAGTTCCGTGGCCAGCATATTGGCCATGTACTATACGCTGCACACGGCGCGCCTGAAGGATCGCGTGGGCGTGTTGCGCGTCCTGGCCATTCTGTCCGCCTGCAAGGACGACCGCGCGTATGAGGATCCCTTCCTGCACTCTTTG ATTGCCCTGCTCATCCCCATGAGCGAGGAGTTTGCCACGGAAGACTTCTGCACCACGCTCTTCGACGAGTTCATCTTTGCCGGACTGACGCGCGAGAATGTGACCTCTCGTCACATGTTGAAACTGTTGTGGTATGTGCACAATAAGCTGCCCGCCGGTCGTTTGGCCACATTGAT